From one Lolium rigidum isolate FL_2022 chromosome 4, APGP_CSIRO_Lrig_0.1, whole genome shotgun sequence genomic stretch:
- the LOC124706592 gene encoding uncharacterized protein LOC124706592, whose translation MSGSTAHSPPAMDRRVQRLARRVPIALAAAATLCLAYLFRHSSCFPAPEPLTLSLAPFPRTSCDAASRRVLPPDRRLAKLRSSSRWRRRSASLAASVFPPLRRLRLLAGSSRVLCLAAGAGNAVDALNAAGVTAVTGIDLVDFPPLVRRADPHRLPFPDGAFDLVFSDDPAGFSGALFPSRLAAEAERSVRLGGAIALAVDRQLDPAAVAALFKRSRVVDTTDVTLDGSQVRLLILQSNGTTLNPPH comes from the coding sequence ATGTCCGGTTCCACCGCGCACTCGCCGCCGGCGATGGACCGGCGAGTCCAGCGGCTGGCTCGCCGCGTCCCCATCGCACTCGCCGCTGCGGCCACGCTCTGCCTCGCATACCTCTTCCGCCACAGCTCCTGCTTCCCCGCGCCGGAGCCACTCACCCTCTCCCTCGCCCCCTTCCCGCGCACCTCCTGCGATGCCGCCTCGCGCCGCGTCCTCCCGCCAGACCGCCGGCTCGCTAAGCTCCGCTCCTCCTCCCGctggcgccgccgctccgcctcgctggccgcctccgtcttccccccgctccgccgcctccgcctcctcgccggctcCTCCCGCGTCCTCtgcctcgccgccggcgccggcaacGCCGTCGACGCGCTCAACGCCGCGGGAGTCACCGCGGTAACGGGGATCGACCTCGTCGACTTCCCGCCGCTCGTCCGTCGCGCCGACCCCCACCGCCTCCCCTTCCCCGACGGCGCCTTCgacctcgtcttctccgacgacccggcggggttctccggcgcgctcTTCCCGTCTCGCCTCGCCGCCGAGGCAGAGCGCTCCGTTCGTCTAGGCGGCGCCATCGCGCTCGCTGTGGACCGGCAGCTggaccccgccgccgtcgccgctctcTTCAAGAGGTCTCGCGTCGTGGATACCACGGATGTCACCTTGGATGGTTCCCAGGTTAGGTTGCTAATCTTGCAGAGCAATGGCACCACCTTGAACCCGCCGCACTGA